Proteins from a genomic interval of Geodermatophilus obscurus DSM 43160:
- a CDS encoding flagellar biosynthesis protein FliA, with protein sequence MNHSTPTPVDDTRAARSREPLVFGGIPEAEGWALAPITPRDRVHFRTDRELPLEEFRRELPDGVTVSYDEGEGLYRVDGACGTASVLAEWVKAWCAGHGTATVGLRAETDVRRRAPRDLPPAFLDELCRHYLPVSLKRLQRNSSTLRMHVPDPDDLTQQVSEWILKAVGQFDEGKGVPFGAFLATQLSKWVHDLGRNAHGRTAADTENKQQKAVAAFLAEHQRRPSERELAAYMGQSVATLRRNSQTVATLNGLRNLQSLDGVGPDATEIMLPDAHEAPDEIMGEAEQTLLSHALTAACAPDPDARPDQRAGQPNVLGWATWYLTTWGGRTKTQLSADLGTSVRNMNVHADRVERALKQRLTELAD encoded by the coding sequence GTGAACCACTCCACCCCCACCCCCGTCGACGACACCCGCGCCGCCCGCAGCCGTGAGCCGCTGGTCTTCGGCGGCATCCCCGAGGCCGAGGGCTGGGCTCTCGCGCCCATCACGCCGCGCGACCGGGTGCACTTCCGGACCGACCGCGAGCTGCCGCTCGAGGAGTTCCGCCGCGAGCTGCCCGACGGCGTCACGGTCAGCTACGACGAGGGCGAGGGCCTGTACCGCGTCGACGGCGCCTGCGGCACCGCCTCGGTGCTGGCCGAGTGGGTCAAGGCGTGGTGTGCCGGGCACGGGACGGCGACCGTCGGGCTGCGGGCGGAGACCGACGTCCGCCGCCGGGCGCCGCGGGACCTGCCACCGGCGTTCCTCGACGAGCTGTGCCGGCACTACCTCCCCGTGAGCCTCAAGCGGCTGCAGCGGAACTCGAGCACCCTGCGCATGCACGTGCCGGACCCCGACGACCTCACCCAGCAGGTCAGCGAGTGGATCCTCAAGGCGGTCGGGCAGTTCGACGAGGGCAAGGGCGTCCCGTTCGGAGCCTTTCTCGCCACCCAGCTGTCGAAGTGGGTGCACGACCTGGGCCGCAACGCCCACGGTCGCACCGCCGCCGACACCGAGAACAAGCAGCAGAAGGCGGTCGCGGCCTTTCTCGCCGAGCACCAGCGGCGGCCCAGCGAGCGGGAGCTCGCCGCCTACATGGGGCAGAGCGTCGCGACGCTGCGGCGCAACTCGCAGACGGTGGCCACGCTCAACGGGCTGCGCAACCTGCAGTCGCTGGACGGCGTCGGCCCGGACGCGACCGAGATCATGCTGCCGGATGCCCACGAGGCGCCGGACGAGATCATGGGTGAGGCGGAGCAGACGCTGCTGTCGCACGCGCTGACGGCGGCGTGCGCGCCGGATCCGGACGCGCGGCCCGACCAGCGGGCGGGTCAGCCCAACGTCCTGGGCTGGGCGACCTGGTACCTGACCACCTGGGGTGGCCGGACCAAGACGCAGCTGTCGGCCGACCTGGGCACCTCCGTGCGGAACATGAACGTGCACGCCGACCGCGTCGAGCGGGCGCTCAAGCAGCGGCTGACCGAGCTGGCCGACTGA